The genomic stretch GTTGGCGAAGGAGAAATCCGCATGCTCCATCAGCCGGGCGATGCGGGCGGTGGTCTCTTCCTCTGGAATGGTCGACTGCAGCGAGAACCATTTGTCGAGGACGAGATGGTCCTTCTTGTAGCGCTGATAGAAGGCGGCGAAAGCCTCCTCCCGCGCCGCGCCCGGCACATGCGACAGCGTCGCCAACGCCGAGATGCGGTCGGTCATATTGGTCGCCTCGGCGAATTGCCGCTCGGCCAGCGCGCCGCCCGAGGCCGGATCGCCGGCGGCGAGAAGATCGAGCGCGACATTGCGCATGGCGCGCCGGCCGGCGCTGTCGGCGTCCGGCGAGAAGCCCTCCAGCGGGGCGAAGCGGGCGTGCGCCTCAGTGAGCGCCGCGCCCAAATGACGGCCGAGATCGCGCTTCAGCCCGGAGCGCGCGGCGAAGATCACATCGGGGTCGACGTCTTTGCCGATCTCACGCGCAATATCGATCTCGGAGGGCAGAGCCAGCGCCTGCGAGACGAGGCTGGGATCGCCCTCCCCCGCCTCGACGAGGCGCTTCAGCGAGTCGAAAAAGGCGCGATCATCCGACGCCGCGCCGCCGCGCGCGGCCTCTATGCGCGAGAAGATGGAGCGCAGCGCGAGGCTCTGCGCCGCCTGCCAGCGATTGAAGGAATCGCTGTCATGGGCGAGCAGGCGCTCGAGGTCTTCCGCCGATTGCGGCGGCGCGAGGCGCACGGGCGCGGAGAAGCCGCGCAGCAGCGACACCACCGGGCGCGACGGCACATTCTCGAACACGATTTTGCGCGAAGGCGTCGAAAGCTCGACGACGCCGCGGGCGCATTCTTCCGTGCTGGCGCCATTCTCGCCGGGCGCGGCGGACAGCGTCAGCTCGTCCCCATTCTCGCCAATGAGGCCGAGCGCCAGCGGAATGACGAAGGGCTTCTTCTCACTCTGCCCGGGCGTCGGCGGCGTCGATTGCTCGAGGCTGAGCGTCAGCGTCTTGGCGCTCGCGTCATAATCGCTCGCCACGGTCACGAGCGGCGTGCCGGCCTGCTCGTACCAGAGCGAGAACTGCGTCAGATCGCGGCCAGAGGCCTCGGCGAAGCAGGAGAGGAAATCCTCGACCGTCGCCGCCGTCCCGTCGAAACGCGCGAAATAGAGGTCCATGCCGCGACGGAAATCGGCCTCGCCGATCAGCGTCTTCAGCATGCGGACGATCTCGGCGCCCTTCTCATAGACGGTGGCCGTGTAGAAATTATTGATCTCGTGATAGAGGTTCGGCCGCACTGGATGGGCGAGCGGGCCGGCGTCCTCGGGAAACTGCTGCAGCCGCAGGCCGCGCACGTCGGAGATGCGCTTCACCGCGCGCGAGCGCTGATCGGCCGAGAATTCCTGATCGCGATAGACGGTCAGGCCTTCCTTCAGGCACAGCTGGAACCAATCGCGGCAGGTGATGCGATTGCCGGTCCAATTGTGGAAATACTCATGGGCGATGACCGACTCTATGCCCGCATAGTCGGAGTCGGTCGCGGTCTCGGGCGAGGCCAGAACATATTTGTCGTTGAATATGTTGAGGCCCTTGTTCTCCATCGCGCCCATGTTGAAGTCGGAGACGGCGACGATGTTGAACACGTCGAGATCATATTCGCGCCCGAAGGCCTGCTCGTCCCAGCGCATGGAGCGCACCAGCGAATCCATCGCATAGGAGGCGAAAGGCTCCTTGCCGCGCTCGACATAGATGGCGAGCGCCACGTCGCGGCCGGAGCCGGTGCGATAGCTCTCTGAAATATGGCCGAGATCGCCGCCGACCAGGGCGAAGAGATAGCAGGGCTTCGGGAAAGGATCGCGCCAGACGGCGAAATGCCGCCCGCCGTCGAGATCGCCGGAGGCGATCGGATTGCCATTGCCGAGCAGGACCGGAGCTTCGCTCTTCTCGGCCTCTATGCGCGTCGTGTAGACGCTGAGAACGTCCGGCCGATCCAAAAAATAGGTGATGCGGCGGAAGCCCTCCGCCTCGCATTGTGTGCAATAGGCGGAGCCGGAACGATAGAGCCCGCTCAATTGCGTGTTGGCGGAGGGATCAACCTCCGTCTCCAGCTCCAGCGTGAATGGCCCCTCGGGCGGGGCGCGCAGCACGAAGGAATCGGGCGTCGCCTCATAGGCCTCGGGCGCGAGCGGCGCGCCGTCCAGCGCCGCGCGCCGCAAGACCAGCCCGTCGCCGTCGAGCGCGAGCGGCGCACCCGCTCGGCCGGCGGGATTGCGCCTTATCGCGAGGCGCGCGACGACGCGCGTCTTGCTTCGATGCAGGGAAATATCGAGATCGACCGCGTCGATCAAAAACGCGGGCGGGCGATAATCGGCGAGACGAACGGCCTGGGGGGGTGGGTTGCGCATGGGACCTCGATGCCCGTCACACCTACACGCGGCCGCGCGGCTTCGCAACGGAAACGGGACCGCCGCGGCCGATTCGCGTCACGCATTGCCGCGGCGGCCGGCCTCGAACAGGAACCATATCCGTCTTTCGGCCTCGTCTATGTAATTTTCCAGCAGGCTCGCCGTGGCGACGTCGCCGCGCTCGTCGCAGAGGGAATGCGCCTCGCGCATGCGCGCGGCCAGCGCGCCATTGTCGTCGCGCAGCTCCGCCAGCATGTCCTGTGGATCGACATAATCGGCGTCATTGTCGAGAATGCGCTGCAGCCGGGCGATATGGCCGATCGAGCGCAAGGTGACGCCGCCGACCTTACGCACACGCTCGGCGATTTCGTCCGTCGTCGCGAAAATCTGCGCGCCCTGCTCGTCGAGCAGCAGATGATAGTCGCGGAAGTGCGGGCCGGAGACGTGCCAGTGGAAATTCTTCGTCTTGAGATAAAGGGCGAAAACATCCGCCAGCACGGCGTTGAGCGCGCCGGTCAGATCGCGCGTCGCCTCGGGCGAGAAGCCGGTCGGCGTCTCGAGCGCGGCCTTTTGGCGGGAACGAATTTCACGATTTGTCATGCGTCGAAACTCCTCGAGCGGAGGGCTGGATCGCTATGACCAGATATGCCGGCGCGCGCGCCTTCCCATGGCTGGGCGCGGAATTTTTGCAGAGCGTGGATTTTTATGGAAGTCGCGGCGGATTTTTCGCAGCGCCTCAGCCGGCGGAAACGCCGGGAAGCTCGCGCGCGGGCTCGGCCGCAGCCGGCTCGGCCGCCGGGCGGCGCGCCGGCAGGCGGTGGATGGTCGCCGATTCCTGGTCGTCGTCGCGGTCCATCCGCGACAGATCCTGACGCACCATCAGCACGAAGAGCGCGAAGGCGATGGCCGACATCGTTCCGATGGTCACGTCGAGGACGGAGAAGCGCCACAGCCGCGCCTCCACCACCTGCGGGCCGAGCCAGCAGGCGAAGAGGCTCCAGCCGGCGACCAGAATGCGGAACTCCGTCGCCCCCATGCCGCCATAGGACAGGCGATGCACGCCCGCCGTCGCCACGCGCAAATAAGTGTAGGAGCTCATCAGCAGATAGAGCGAGAGCACGAAAAGCGCCGACGGAAGCGTGAAATAGGGTGAGACGCCGAGGCCGACCACGATCAGGCTCTGCGCGATCAGATCGCTCGAATGATCGAGGAGGAAGCCGTAGCGCGGACGCTCGATCCCGCGGTAGCGGGCCAGAGTGCCGTCGAGCGAATCGCCGAACCAGTTCAGGAACAGGCCGGCCACCACCAGTGTGAGGAAACCGGCCGACCAATGGCTGAGCGCGAAGCCCGCCGCCGTCATCGCCGCGCCGACCAGCCCGGCCGCCGTCAGATGATCCGGCGTGGTCCAGGCGGGGAGCCGCGGAGCCAGCGCCTGCAGCACGCGCCGCTCGCCGATCGCCAAAAGGCTCGTGTTCAATCGGTTCGCCAAGAAACCCCCTCGAAAACCAAGCCCGCCCTCGCAGCCCAGACCGTGGCGAGACAGTATCGCCGGGGGCCGCGCGTCTTTTGCACCGCAATATACCGACCTTCAGCTTGCCCGCGGCTGGCCCTCGCGTCAATCGCTATCGAGCCTCCGACCGAATTTCAGACGTCCCGATAAAGGCTTCGCGCGTAAGTGGTCATTTCACCGCAGCGCCGACCGCGGCGCCCTGAATCGCCGGCTGCGTCAGCATGGAGACGAGCTGGAACGCCTTGGCGATCTCGGTCACAGGCGCATTGGACACATACAATATGTCCTTGTCCCGCATCGCGAACCGACGCGCCGTGAACAGGGACGCCGGATTGCGCATGTCGAGATGATAGGCGACCGGGATCAGCCGTTGCGAGGCCAGCAGCGGCGAAACGGTCGGATAATCCGCGATCACCGCCGTCTGCTCATAGCGCAGCACGAACAAGCCGCTCGGATCGGCGCGCTGGTCCGCGAGGCCGCCGGCCTTGCCGATCGCCTCCTCCAGAGTGATTCCCCGCGCGTCGAAAGGCACCACGGCGTTGGCCCCGGTCGCGCCGGCGACGGTAAAAGTCTGCGGCGTGCGCTCCACCGTCAGCACATCGCCCGGACGCACGAAAATATTCTCGCGCGGATTGGCCAGCAGCGCCTGGATCGGAGCCCGCGCGGTGCGGTCGCCGCGCGTCAGGCTGACGAAGGTCTCGTGCACCGGCGAGCGGAAGCCGCCGGCCTGGGCGATGACGTCCATCACACGGTCGCCGCGCAGCGTCAGCGGCACGCGCGCGCCCTGCGTCACCTCGCCCGTCACCGTCGCCGTATTGCTGATGTTGCGCGACACATTGACCAGCGCCTGCGGCTCGATCGCCTTGCCGCGCAGCCGCTCGATAATGACCGCCTCCACCTCCTGCTGGGTGCGGCCGGCGACCTGTATGCGCCCGGCGTAGGGAACCGTCACCGAGCCGTCACGCCCCACCGTCTGATCGGGAATCGCCGCCGAGCGTGAGCCCGGACTGGTTCGATCCATCGCCGGCGAGGAGAAGAGGCCGCCCGCGGCCGCCTCCCAAAGAGTGATCTGCAGCGTGTCGCCGACGCCGATCGGCTGCGAGGCCGGCGGACGATAATCGCCGAAGGAGCCGCGCAGGCCGGGCGCGCCATGCTTGGCCAGCGCCGCCACCACCTGCCCGTCGATCTCGACGAGGGCAAAGGCCGTCTCCGGCTGCGATTCGCTCGGCATGCCGGCGGTCATCACCGCATCGCCGGAAGGGCCGCTGCCCGGGAGCAGGCTGCAGCCGGAAAGCGAAGCAGCCGCCAAAACACCGAAAATACGAAGCGTCTTCAAAACCACGCCGCCCCCGACCAATGCTCCGAGCCGCTCCCGGAGCTTCGCCGCGCGCCCAAATGACCCTGTCTCTTTGGCGAAGACAAGGCCCGACGCACGGCGCCGGCGCTTTATCGCGCAGCTGTGGCCCGTGTGCTACAGGGCATGGTTAACAAAATACAGGCGCCTCGAGATCGGCTCTCGCGGAAGGAATTCGGATTTCCGACGCGAATTCCGACCGATCGGAGGATTTTCGCTCGCGAGAGAGCGCTCAAGCGGCCGCGACGACGGCGTCCGTGAAAATATCGTTGTAGATATCGATGGTGCGCCGAAAGCCCTCGGCGATGCCGATGCGCGGACGCCAGCCCAGCGTCTCCAACCGCGTCGTGTCTGGAGCGGAACGCTGAACCACGCTCGGCAGATAGCCCGAGAGCGGAACGCTCGAGCGCAGCGACAGGCCACGCTCGGGATAGAGGCCGACCAAAGTCTCGGCGAGCCCGCGGACCGAAGCGACCGCCTCGCCATTGCCGACATTATAGGCGTGGCCGGCCTCGCCATTCAGCAGCACGGCGAAGAAGGCGCGCGCCGCATCGGCGAGATAGCAGAAGGCGCGTTCGGCCGATCCGTCGCTGTTGAGGACGATGTCCCGCCCCGTCACAATGTCGCGCACGAAATCCGCGAAGACGCGGCCGTCGTCGAGCCGCATGCCCGGCCCATAAGTATGGAAGGGCCGCACGATCACCGCCTGCGTCCCATATTGCGCGCAATGGGCGACGCAGAGCGTCTCCCCCATGCGCTTCGACTCGGCGTAGCAGGCGCGCTGCGTCGCTGGATCGAGCCGGCCGAAGACCGTCTCCTCCACCGGCTGGGCCTGCGGCGGCAGCGCGCCATAGACCTCGGAGCTGGAAAAATAGAGGAAACAGGAGGCGTTCTTGCGCCGCGCGAGATCGAGCAGGCGCGAGGTCCCGATCACATTGGGCGCCGCCGTGCCGACCGGATCGACTCCATAATAACGCGGGCTCGCTTGGCTGGCGGCGTGGACGATCATATCGACCGCGCCGGGCGGATCGAAGGGCTCCACCACATCGCCTTCGACGATCGTGAGAGCGCGATTGTCGAGATGCGCGCGAAAGCGGCGCTCGGCCTTTTCCCGCGAACGAACCAGCGCCAGCACATTCGGGCCGTTGTCGGGGCGGCTTTCGGCGAGGGCGAGCAGAGTGTCGACCATCATCGCCGGCAGAAAGCCATTGGCCCCGGTCACGAGAATGGTGCGCCCGGCGAGCCGCTCCCAGGGCAGATCGGCGGCGAGAATATCGGCGATATCCGCGCGATACAGCGGATGATTCAGCAAAAGCGCGCCATCGGGAGCCGCATTCATGCGCGCGCTCCGATCTTGCGGGCGTCGCGGCCAGCGGCGAGCGCGCGCGCGCGCGCGGCGATGGCGGCGGGATCGAGCCCGGCTTGGCGGCGCAGCGTCTCGGTGTCGCCGACGAGGCTCGGAAAGGCCTGCGGCGCGGTGAGATCGAGGAAGGCCTCGCCAGTCCCGCGCGCGAGAAGCGTCTCCATGACGCCGACCGACAGCGGATTGCCGCGATAGCCCTCGAAGACCGACACGACCGGCGCGCCGGTCAGCAGCGCGGCGAAAGCCTCCGCGGGGAAAGGCTGGACGATCGGAACGCTGACGACAGCGGCCTCGATCCCCTCCCCCGCCAACATCTCCGCCGCAGCGAGACATTGCGTCACCGAGCCGCCGCTCGCCGCCAAGGTCACATCCCCTCCACGGCGCGCCGCGAAGGCCGCCGTCTGCGGCGAGAAGATCGGCGCGCCATAAGAGGCGCCGCTCTCGCGGGCGATGCGGAAATAGGCGGGACGCGGATCGTCGAGCAGCGCCGCGTAACAGCGATCGAGCTCGGCGGCGTTGCCCGGATTGGCGACGACGAGATCGGGCAGCGCCGCCATGATGGTGGCGTCCTCGAGCGCGTGATGCGACGGCCCGAGCGTTCCATAGGAGAAGCCGGCGCCGACGCCGATCAGCCGCACGGCGCGGCGCTGATAGCAGACATCGTTGCGAATCTGCTCGAGGCAGCGCGCGGTCATGAAGGGCGCGATGGAATAGGCGAAAGGCCGAAAGCCGCTGGCGGCCAGC from Methylosinus sp. C49 encodes the following:
- the pepN gene encoding aminopeptidase N yields the protein MRNPPPQAVRLADYRPPAFLIDAVDLDISLHRSKTRVVARLAIRRNPAGRAGAPLALDGDGLVLRRAALDGAPLAPEAYEATPDSFVLRAPPEGPFTLELETEVDPSANTQLSGLYRSGSAYCTQCEAEGFRRITYFLDRPDVLSVYTTRIEAEKSEAPVLLGNGNPIASGDLDGGRHFAVWRDPFPKPCYLFALVGGDLGHISESYRTGSGRDVALAIYVERGKEPFASYAMDSLVRSMRWDEQAFGREYDLDVFNIVAVSDFNMGAMENKGLNIFNDKYVLASPETATDSDYAGIESVIAHEYFHNWTGNRITCRDWFQLCLKEGLTVYRDQEFSADQRSRAVKRISDVRGLRLQQFPEDAGPLAHPVRPNLYHEINNFYTATVYEKGAEIVRMLKTLIGEADFRRGMDLYFARFDGTAATVEDFLSCFAEASGRDLTQFSLWYEQAGTPLVTVASDYDASAKTLTLSLEQSTPPTPGQSEKKPFVIPLALGLIGENGDELTLSAAPGENGASTEECARGVVELSTPSRKIVFENVPSRPVVSLLRGFSAPVRLAPPQSAEDLERLLAHDSDSFNRWQAAQSLALRSIFSRIEAARGGAASDDRAFFDSLKRLVEAGEGDPSLVSQALALPSEIDIAREIGKDVDPDVIFAARSGLKRDLGRHLGAALTEAHARFAPLEGFSPDADSAGRRAMRNVALDLLAAGDPASGGALAERQFAEATNMTDRISALATLSHVPGAAREEAFAAFYQRYKKDHLVLDKWFSLQSTIPEEETTARIARLMEHADFSFANPNRVRAVVGSFANGNPTRFHSLDGSGYALLERVVLELDPKNPQLAARLLSALRSWRSLEERRRRLAESTLRRILSTPDLSADVSDIATRALG
- a CDS encoding DNA starvation/stationary phase protection protein is translated as MTNREIRSRQKAALETPTGFSPEATRDLTGALNAVLADVFALYLKTKNFHWHVSGPHFRDYHLLLDEQGAQIFATTDEIAERVRKVGGVTLRSIGHIARLQRILDNDADYVDPQDMLAELRDDNGALAARMREAHSLCDERGDVATASLLENYIDEAERRIWFLFEAGRRGNA
- a CDS encoding CDP-alcohol phosphatidyltransferase family protein; protein product: MANRLNTSLLAIGERRVLQALAPRLPAWTTPDHLTAAGLVGAAMTAAGFALSHWSAGFLTLVVAGLFLNWFGDSLDGTLARYRGIERPRYGFLLDHSSDLIAQSLIVVGLGVSPYFTLPSALFVLSLYLLMSSYTYLRVATAGVHRLSYGGMGATEFRILVAGWSLFACWLGPQVVEARLWRFSVLDVTIGTMSAIAFALFVLMVRQDLSRMDRDDDQESATIHRLPARRPAAEPAAAEPARELPGVSAG
- a CDS encoding polysaccharide biosynthesis/export family protein, encoding MTAGMPSESQPETAFALVEIDGQVVAALAKHGAPGLRGSFGDYRPPASQPIGVGDTLQITLWEAAAGGLFSSPAMDRTSPGSRSAAIPDQTVGRDGSVTVPYAGRIQVAGRTQQEVEAVIIERLRGKAIEPQALVNVSRNISNTATVTGEVTQGARVPLTLRGDRVMDVIAQAGGFRSPVHETFVSLTRGDRTARAPIQALLANPRENIFVRPGDVLTVERTPQTFTVAGATGANAVVPFDARGITLEEAIGKAGGLADQRADPSGLFVLRYEQTAVIADYPTVSPLLASQRLIPVAYHLDMRNPASLFTARRFAMRDKDILYVSNAPVTEIAKAFQLVSMLTQPAIQGAAVGAAVK
- a CDS encoding NAD-dependent epimerase/dehydratase family protein, encoding MNAAPDGALLLNHPLYRADIADILAADLPWERLAGRTILVTGANGFLPAMMVDTLLALAESRPDNGPNVLALVRSREKAERRFRAHLDNRALTIVEGDVVEPFDPPGAVDMIVHAASQASPRYYGVDPVGTAAPNVIGTSRLLDLARRKNASCFLYFSSSEVYGALPPQAQPVEETVFGRLDPATQRACYAESKRMGETLCVAHCAQYGTQAVIVRPFHTYGPGMRLDDGRVFADFVRDIVTGRDIVLNSDGSAERAFCYLADAARAFFAVLLNGEAGHAYNVGNGEAVASVRGLAETLVGLYPERGLSLRSSVPLSGYLPSVVQRSAPDTTRLETLGWRPRIGIAEGFRRTIDIYNDIFTDAVVAAA
- a CDS encoding transketolase C-terminal domain-containing protein — protein: MRKRIIELIEADASVDPRIVFLTGDLGFSFVEPLEQALGERFVNMGVAEANMVSVAASLAASGFRPFAYSIAPFMTARCLEQIRNDVCYQRRAVRLIGVGAGFSYGTLGPSHHALEDATIMAALPDLVVANPGNAAELDRCYAALLDDPRPAYFRIARESGASYGAPIFSPQTAAFAARRGGDVTLAASGGSVTQCLAAAEMLAGEGIEAAVVSVPIVQPFPAEAFAALLTGAPVVSVFEGYRGNPLSVGVMETLLARGTGEAFLDLTAPQAFPSLVGDTETLRRQAGLDPAAIAARARALAAGRDARKIGARA